A genomic region of Lodderomyces elongisporus chromosome 5, complete sequence contains the following coding sequences:
- the EPD2 gene encoding Protein epd2 (CAZy:CBM43; CAZy:GH72) codes for MKFTSFIPFVTLFATALAKFEDTTPPIEIVGNKFFYTNNGSQFLMRGIAYQEDTSLQGGERSSSSNNTAYKDPLADAAACRRDVEHFIKLNTNTLRIYAIDPELDHDECMQMFSEAGIYIVADLSQPQNSINRNEPSWDVAHYERYTQVIDALADYANVLGFFAGNEVTNNRSNTDASPFVKAAVRDMKQYIDNSSNMRKIPVGYSSNDDEDTRIAIADYFACGSLDERADFFGINMYEWCGDSTFEESGYKDRTEEFSNLPIPIFFSEYGCNVERPRLFTEVQELYGRNMTDIWSGGIVYMYYEEANNYGLVSLRGSSVSTMGDYKYYSSEINNISPSYAHSSDETDQATSTLSCPDSSKSTWRASPDLPPTPDDNYCSCIAQSFGCVVKEDVDEEDYGEIFGDVCGRIDCSDISADGTKGEYGEYSFCSAKEKLSYVLNLYYMEQNENSNACDFDGQASVNRDAQVASSCTLGSGASRVLQGSGSGSGASRTGTNSGSTNTASGSRQSLALPNAEKVSSFKLMCIVGIVSVFVGGLTIAL; via the coding sequence ATGAAGTTCACTAGCTTTATTCCCTTTGTCACCCTTTTTGCAACGGCTCTAGCCAAATTCGAAGACACAACACCACCCATTGAGATTGTCGGCAACAAATTCTTTTACACTAATAATGGTTCGCAGTTCCTCATGCGTGGTATAGCATACCAAGAAGACACCTCGTTGCAAGGCGGTGAGAGATCATCTTCGTCAAACAATACAGCGTACAAGGACCCCTTGGCAGATGCCGCCGCATGTCGCCGTGACGTTGAGCATTTCATAAAActaaacacaaacacattgCGTATATACGCAATCGACCCAGAGTTGGACCACGACGAATGCATGCAAATGTTTAGCGAAGCAGGCATTTACATCGTCGCCGACTTGTCACAACCACAAAACTCAATCAATCGTAACGAACCCAGCTGGGACGTTGCCCACTACGAAAGATACACTCAAGTAATTGACGCACTTGCCGACTATGCAAATGTCTTGGGCTTTTTCGCTGGAAACGAAGTTACAAACAATCGTTCCAATACTGATGCCTCTCCATTTGTCAAGGCGGCAGTAAGAGACATGAAACAATATATCGACAACAGCTCCAACATGAGAAAAATTCCCGTTGGTTACAGTTCCAACGACGACGAAGATACTCGTATCGCCATTGCCGACTACTTTGCATGCGGCTCTTTGGATGAAAGAGCCGACTTTTTTGGTATCAATATGTACGAATGGTGTGGCGACTCGACATTTGAAGAAAGTGGATACAAGGACCGCACAGAAGAATTTTCAAACTTGCCAATCCCCATCTTTTTCTCGGAATATGGATGCAATGTCGAAAGACCAAGACTATTTACCGAAGTTCAGGAATTGTACGGAAGAAACATGACCGATATTTGGTCCGGTGGTATTGTTTACATGTACTATGAGGAGGCAAACAACTATGGTTTAGTTTCACTTCGTGGCTCATCAGTATCAACCATGGGCGACTACAAATACTATAGCTCTGAGATTAACAATATTAGCCCATCCTATGCACACTCCTCAGATGAAACAGACCAAGCCACTTCAACATTGTCTTGCCCCGACTCGAGCAAATCAACGTGGAGAGCATCACCCGACTTGCCCCCAACTCCAGATGACAACTACTGTTCATGTATAGCACAATCTTTTGGATGCGTGGTTAAGGAAGATGTCGACGAGGAAGATTATGGCGAGATCTTTGGCGATGTCTGTGGAAGAATCGACTGTTCAGACATCAGTGCCGACGGAACAAAGGGTGAATATGGCGAATATTCCTTTTGTTCagccaaagaaaaattatcaTACGTCCTCAATTTGTACTACATGGAGCAGAATGAAAACAGCAATGCATGTGATTTTGACGGCCAGGCTTCGGTAAATAGAGACGCCCAAGTTGCATCCAGCTGCACATTGGGCTCGGGAGCAAGCAGAGTACTCCAAGGCTCTGGCTCTGGCTCTGGTGCCTCAAGAACAGGTACCAACTCTGGTTCAACAAATACCGCATCAGGATCCAGACAAAGTTTGGCATTGCCCAATGCAGAAAAGgtttcaagtttcaaaTTGATGTGCATAGTTGGCATTGTTAGTGTTTTCGTTGGTGGCCTCACTATTGCATTGTAA
- the ERG26 gene encoding erg26, C-3 sterol dehydrogenase, giving the protein MSARLNPKSVLLVGGAGFLGLHLIQQFHVNSPETKITVFDIRPIPSKLSKFFTFDPKQIGFIKGDLTSAGDVALAIKESGCDVIVHSASPIHGMAQAIYEKVNVEGTKNLLAVSKECGVGVFVYTSSAGVIFNGQDVINADESWPYPEVHMDGYNETKAIAETAVMEANDPAQNFRTVCLRPAGIFGPGDRQLVPGLKASAELGQSKYQLGDNNNLFDWTYVGNVADAHVLAAQKLLDEERRDQVSGQTFFITNDAPTYFWTLARAVWKNDGYIDKYYIKLSRPVALCLGYVSEFVSKMLGKQPGITPFRVKVVCAVRYHNIEKAKKLLDYKPEVDIETGIINTLEWINEKL; this is encoded by the coding sequence ATGTCTGCGCGTTTAAACCCCAAGTCGGTGCTATTGGTAGGCGGAGCTGGGTTTCTTGGTCTCCATTTgattcaacaatttcatgTAAATAGTCCCGAGACAAAGATCACTGTGTTTGATATCAGGCCAATTCCTAGCAAATTGTCCAAGTTTTTCACATTTGatccaaaacaaattggatTTATCAAGGGTGATCTTACATCAGCCGGTGATGTTGCTTTGGCCATAAAGGAAAGTGGATGTGATGTTATCGTGCACTCGGCATCACCAATTCATGGCATGGCGCAAGCTATATACGAAAAAGTCAATGTTGAAGGGACTAAGAATTTACTTGCCGTGAGCAAAGAATGTGGAGTTggtgtttttgtatatacGTCCTCGGCTGGTGTGATTTTCAATGGCCAGGATGTGATAAATGCTGATGAAAGTTGGCCTTATCCCGAGGTGCATATGGATGGATACAATGAAACCAAGGCGATTGCCGAGACTGCGGTGATGGAAGCCAATGATCCTGCTCAAAATTTCCGCACTGTGTGTTTGAGGCCGGCGGGAATATTTGGCCCAGGTGATAGGCAGCTTGTTCCTGGTTTGAAAGCTAGTGCAGAGTTGGGGCAGTCCAAGTACCAGTTGGGCGATAACAATAATTTGTTTGACTGGACTTATGTAGGTAATGTGGCTGATGCACATGTGTTGGCAGCACAAAAGCTTTTGGATGAGGAAAGAAGAGACCAAGTGAGTGGCCAGACTTTTTTCATTACGAATGATGCGCCAACGTATTTCTGGACATTGGCGAGAGCAGTATGGAAGAATGATGGGTATATCGACAAGTACTATATTAAGTTGAGTCGACCAGTGGCGCTTTGTTTGGGGTACGTGTCAGAGTTTGTGTCTAAGATGTTGGGCAAGCAGCCTGGAATCACACCATTTAGAGTCAAGGTTGTTTGTGCAGTTAGGTATCATAATATCgaaaaagccaaaaaattgttggACTATAAGCCAGAAGTTGATATAGAGACTGGTATTATCAACACTTTGGAGTGGATCAACGAGAAGTTGTAA
- a CDS encoding uncharacterized protein (BUSCO:EOG09264JK1), whose product MSSQHRPRRLASKIDKLVLDFFVHEGYSEAAAKFAKEIDVDLNESNLSSKEDQCQLLNTTVSTASTDALEDYAQLGEKDYYSTLLAHFSNKNAQVSSQPSQSSSSLLSSSLPSIAWSSTRAPSLTAATTHPSTESAMNPTNDVQQQRSLFFHLKGYTTINERKRIKSLLLNGKVTEAIQEINTHFPLLLDRNNLLHFKLLRLNLIEMIRSHKSTLQMEADEKTFLNDVLVFVRKHLINKVANLYKLLKELEITMSLLCFRFDPTAKTLSDQKDLPQELKNFFDLNLRSQVFKLVNKAIVDYYEDGGLRTIKHQANNTVVDEVMQNLRQQGSVEERRGYQISSSISTSNSNINNRIYTGPRYDEFDLSNIRTYEETNPITEESENEEEAEVEAEEEEEQQQQQQLQVVANEGERRAEDDQEREGAGRREFFTQRQIGENGNQTVDIKYDMGSSIANGLGNSSSFGKNNLVKDIDSKNEEEVENLIKLSLDSNLERVIKLYILTEQRKVDIKHSKHKDYSPFKDFFPQNS is encoded by the coding sequence ATGTCCTCTCAGCATAGACCAAGGAGACTTGCAAGTAAGATAGACAAGTTAGTTTTAGACTTTTTTGTACATGAGGGTTATCTGGAAGCGGCAGCCAAGTTTGCCAAGGAAATCGATGTGGACCTCAATGAAAGCAATTTGAGTAGCAAAGAGGACCAATGTCAACTATTGAACACTACAGTTAGCACTGCCTCTACTGATGCACTCGAAGATTATGCACAGTTAGGAGAAAAGGATTACTATAGCACATTGCTAGCCCATTTCAGCAACAAAAATGCGCAAGTATCATCACAACCATCACAATCTTCATCACTGTTattatcttcttcattgcCGAGTATTGCTTGGAGTCTGACAAGGGCCCCTTCTTTGACTGCTGCAACTACCCATCCATCCACCGAGTCCGCCATGAACCCCACAAATGATGTACAGCAACAACGtctgcttttttttcatctcaAGGGGTATACCACCATAAACGAACGGAAAAGAATTAAATCGTTATTGTTGAATGGAAAAGTAACTGAAGCGATTCAAGAAATCAACACACACTTTCCGCTTTTACTTGATCGCAACAACTTGTTGCATTTCAAGTTGCTTCGATTGAATTTGATTGAAATGATTCGAAGTCACAAGTCTACTTTGCAGATGGAAGCGGATGAAAAAACATTTCTCAATGACGTGTTGGTGTTTGTTCGTAAGCATTTGATTAACAAAGTAGCCAATTTGTACAAGTTGTTGAAAGAGTTGGAAATCACCATGAGTTTACTTTGCTTTAGATTCGACCCTACGGCAAAGACACTCAGTGATCAAAAAGATTTGCCACAGGAGTTGAAGAACTTTTTTGATCTCAATTTAAGATCCCAGGTGTTTAAATTGGTTAATAAAGCTATAGTGGATTATTATGAAGATGGAGGGTTGCGAACGATTAAGCATCAAGCAAATAATACTGTAGTGGATGAAGTGATGCAGAATTTACGACAACAAGGAAGCGTCGAAGAAAGAAGGGGTTATCAGATTCTGTCAAGTATTAGTACCAGCAATAGTAATATCAATAACCGTATATATACCGGTCCTAGGTATGACGAGTTTGATTTGAGCAATATTCGAACTTATGAGGAAACTAATCCAATTACAGAAGAAAGCGAgaacgaagaagaagcagaagtagaagcagaagaagaagaagaacaacaacaacaacaacaactacaagtAGTGGCCAATGAAGGAGAAAGGCGAGCAGAGGACGACCAGGAAAGAGAAGGTGCGGGAAGAAGAGAGTTTTTTACACAGCGACAGATTGGAGAAAATGGTAACCAAACTGTCGATATAAAATATGACATGGGAAGTAGCATTGCAAATGGGTTAGGAAACTCGTCGCTGTTTGGTAAAAACAACTTAGTCAAGGATATTGATctgaaaaatgaagaagaggtGGAAAACTTAATCAAGCTTTCATTGGATAGCAATTTGGAAAGGGTAATCAAATTGTATATTTTAACagagcaaagaaaagttgaCATCAAACATAGTAAACACAAAGACTATTCTCCATTTAAAGACTTTTTCCCACAGAATTCGTGA
- the PXR1 gene encoding telomerase inhibitor, whose translation MGLAGTKVKQRFGLDPRNTNWSNNNNQFGHQYLTKMGWTPGKGIGLVPDSITTHLKINIKTDNAGLGAKLQKRNKDANELDECSGVDAFQRILGRLNGKEDAVNKVMDMKRDDMIINGKMGIRFVKGEVLSSTWDKEKKALISYANGKNEDKKDKDEVSSSRKRKVEDEEKREVKKSRKDIKEKKEKKEKKEKKEKKEKKEKKEKKEKKEKKEKKEKKEKKEKKEKKEKKEKSDKKEKKEKKDKKEKKEKKEKKEKKEKKEKKEKKEKKEKKEKKEKKEKKDKLDKESSNAANVESTKSLVSDSSRESTPTPIASRLSVRSKWIKQKRASVMDAKALNEIFMISN comes from the coding sequence ATGGGATTAGCCGGTACAAAAGTGAAACAAAGGTTTGGCTTGGATCCAAGAAATACCAACTGGtcaaataataataatcaaTTTGGTCATCAATATTTGACCAAGATGGGATGGACACCCGGTAAAGGGATAGGTCTTGTTCCCGACTCCATCACGACGCATTTGAAAATCAATATCAAAACAGATAATGCTGGTTTGGGAGCCAAGCTACAAAAACGAAATAAAGACGCCAATGAGTTGGATGAGTGTAGCGGAGTCGACGCATTCCAACGAATATTGGGTAGATTAAACGGTAAAGAAGATGCGGTGAATAAAGTTATGGATATGAAGAGGGACGATATGATTATAAATGGTAAAATGGGAATCAGATTTGTTAAAGGAGAGGTGCTTTCGAGTACTTGGGacaaggagaaaaaagcaTTGATCTCGTATGCAAATGGCAAAAATGAGgacaaaaaagacaaagacgaGGTGAGTCTGCTGAGAAAACGTAAGGTAGAAGACGAGGAAAAGAGGGAAGTGAAAAAGAGCCGAAAGGATAttaaggaaaagaaggaaaagaaggaaaagaaggaaaagaaggaaaagaaggaaaagaaggaaaagaaggaaaagaaggaaaagaaggaaaagaaggagaagaaggagaagaaggaaaagaaggagaagaaggaaaagaaggaaaagaaggaaaagagtgataagaaagagaagaaagagaaaaaagataaaaaagagaaaaaagagaagaaggaaaagaaagagaagaaggaaaagaaagaaaagaaagaaaagaaggaaaagaaagaaaagaaagaaaagaaggaaaagaaagaaaagaaagacaaattAGATAAAGAGAGCTCTAATGCTGCTAATGTGGAGTCGACAAAGTCGCTCGTATCGGACTCTTCACGAGAATCAACGCCTACACCAATTGCCTCGCGTCTTTCTGTCCGTTCGAAATGGATTAAACAGAAGCGAGCCTCGGTCATGGACGCAAAAGCTCTCAACGAGATTTTTATGATTTCCAACTAG